In one Fusarium keratoplasticum isolate Fu6.1 chromosome 5, whole genome shotgun sequence genomic region, the following are encoded:
- a CDS encoding Isoflavone reductase family protein: MATKVAILGATGQNGSSIVNGLLSASHKFDITALLQGLDILIVCCILNEVPLINAAKKAGVGRYIPCFYASVMPRGVQTLRDNKEASLDHIQRVHLPYTVIDVGWWYQISLPRLPSGRLDRSLFLYNTAIGGNGDVLSARTDSRDVGAYVARIITDPRTLNQKVFAFTDLRTQNDLWDTVARLSGEKLEKKYRTAEEIEQGIAATKENQAKTMDYFQYTYQKSFDLMGENTPEYARYLGYLIAKDLYPDFQGITFEDFVKYTLENGLEPMYEEHQEWIRATSAFVFKGEPTA, encoded by the exons ATGGCTACCAAGGTTGCAATTCTAGGAGCCACCGGCCAGAATGGGAGCTCCATTGTGAATGGCTTGCTTTCTGCAAGCCATAAGTTT GACATCACCGCCCTT CTTCAGGGTCTCGATATCCTTATTGTGTGCTGTATCCTCAACGAAGTGCCCCTCATCAATGCAGCGAAGAAGGCGGGCGTGGGACGCTATATCCCTTGCTTTTATGCATCGGTGATGCCAAGAGGTGTCCAGACACTGCGAGATAAC AAGGAAGCCTCCCTAGATCACATTCAGCGTGTTCACCTTCCCTACACCGTCATTGATGTCGGTTGGTGGTATCAGATTAGCCTCCCGCGACTTCCATCTGGTCGACTTGACCGTAGCCTATTCCTCTACAATACTGCCATTGGCGGTAACGGCGATGTTCTTTCTGCCCGAACCGATTCTCGGGATGTCGGGGCATACGTCGCACGTATTATTACAGATCCCCGAACTCTAAACCAGAAAGTTTTCGCCTTCACTGATCTTCGCACACAGAACGATCTATGGGACACTGTCGCAAGGCTTAGTGgtgagaagcttgagaagaAATAC CGTACCGCCGAGGAGATCGAACAAGGCATAGCCGCGACAAAGGAAAACCAGGCCAAGACGATGGATTACTTTCAGTATACTTACCAAAAGTCCTTTGACCTCATGGGAGAAAATACTCCCGAGTATGCTCGTTATCTGGGTTACTTGATCGCCAAGGACCTCTATCCTGACTTCCAGGGTATTACATTCGAAGATTTTGTCAAGTATACCTTGGAAAACGGACTAGAGCCCATGTACGAAGAACATCAAGAATGGATCCGCGCAACAAGTGCCTTTGTCTTCAAGGGTGAACCGACGGCGTAA